A stretch of DNA from Candidatus Obscuribacterales bacterium:
TCCTCTCGGTGGAATTTGTGCGGCAGCAGGAACGGGACTTTGTGGCTAACCAAGCCAAAATTCAAGGCATTCAGCGGCAATTACAGCTGCATCTGTCGCCCAATCCCGTGGCGATCGCCGCCATGTTCCAGCATTATCAAACGGATATTTTGAGGTTGGTGCAGGCCCAAGGGGCAGCGCTTTGGCTCAATCAACGTCTGCATCAGGTGGGAGAAACCCCCGACAAGCCGGATACAATGGCGCTGCTGGCCTGGATTCGCCAACAGAAAGACGATATCGTTTGCACCGATCGCTTGGTGCAAGTCTATCCAGAGTCCATGCGGTTTAAAGACGTAGCTGCCGGTATTTTATCTATTTCCATTGTCCTCAAACATACCGCCTACCACCTGATTTGGTTTCGCCAAGAGCAGGTGCAAACGCTGCATTGGGCTGGCAATCCCCATGAACACCCCACCTATTTAGATGATCACCAAGTGCTGCGTCTGTCACCTCGCGGCTCCTTTGAGCGCTGGAAGGAGGAGGTGCGCGATCGCTCTCTGCCCTGGCAACCGCTGGATTTAGAAGCGGCACGGCAACTGCGCAATACGCTGATGCTGGCGGCGCTGGAATTTTCCCACAGCGCGATGCAGAAGCTGACGGAGCAA
This window harbors:
- a CDS encoding histidine kinase dimerization/phospho-acceptor domain-containing protein, coding for PASDIPSQARRFYYDHWLRLIPDANYQPARLIPECHPQTQEPLDLSHATLRSVSSGHLQYLKNMGVAASFSISLINEQRLWGLIVCHHDAPKWVNYETRRACELLGQFLSVEFVRQQERDFVANQAKIQGIQRQLQLHLSPNPVAIAAMFQHYQTDILRLVQAQGAALWLNQRLHQVGETPDKPDTMALLAWIRQQKDDIVCTDRLVQVYPESMRFKDVAAGILSISIVLKHTAYHLIWFRQEQVQTLHWAGNPHEHPTYLDDHQVLRLSPRGSFERWKEEVRDRSLPWQPLDLEAARQLRNTLMLAALEFSHSAMQKLTEQAEQANRAKSQFLAKMSHELRTPLNAILGFTQLMSGDRTLSLEHQEHLGIIGRSGEHLLALIND